Proteins encoded by one window of Azoarcus sp. PA01:
- a CDS encoding TRAP transporter small permease produces the protein MSEPIATPVCSPRDPIGRSLFLLSRTFAAIGGLVLVAVSIMSVFSIASRALTGNAVLGDFELVQIGSAVAVAAFLPWGQMRGSHVFVDFFTTGLRPCMRARLDGLGALLLAICAGIVAWRMTIGTVDLRASSETSMLLGVPTWYAYMLMSPSFALLAATAFYTSSQKFLEQPA, from the coding sequence ATGTCCGAACCCATTGCAACGCCCGTTTGTTCGCCACGGGATCCGATCGGTCGCTCGCTGTTCCTTCTTTCCCGCACGTTCGCCGCGATCGGCGGACTGGTGCTGGTCGCAGTCAGCATCATGTCGGTGTTCAGCATCGCGAGCCGCGCGCTGACCGGCAACGCCGTACTCGGCGACTTCGAACTGGTGCAGATCGGGTCCGCCGTGGCGGTCGCCGCGTTCCTGCCATGGGGCCAGATGCGCGGCAGCCACGTGTTCGTCGACTTCTTCACGACCGGCCTGCGCCCCTGTATGCGGGCACGCCTCGACGGTCTCGGTGCCTTGTTGCTCGCGATCTGCGCTGGAATCGTGGCCTGGCGAATGACGATCGGGACGGTCGATCTCAGGGCCAGCAGTGAAACCTCGATGCTGCTTGGAGTGCCGACCTGGTATGCGTACATGCTGATGTCGCCATCCTTCGCGCTGCTCGCTGCGACCGCGTTTTACACGTCCTCACAGAAATTCCTGGAGCAGCCAGCATGA